The Dioscorea cayenensis subsp. rotundata cultivar TDr96_F1 chromosome 7, TDr96_F1_v2_PseudoChromosome.rev07_lg8_w22 25.fasta, whole genome shotgun sequence genome includes a region encoding these proteins:
- the LOC120264442 gene encoding uncharacterized protein LOC120264442, producing MIGLLQPLVDSHLSGQQRSCEVEIDLTAKILNEACFIFHRVNSARVLVEELQDEMGLLAKCGEFLAVAGEDEDGVVSREMDKIKCKAGELVDKIENLEKEVDCSRVDLRRAALTLLQTVTDQVGNSQQVSIEIPA from the exons ATGATCGGGCTTCTTCAGCCGTTGGTTGACTCCCATCTATCTGGTCAACAGAGGTCGTGCGAGGTTGAGATAGACCTCACTGCAAAGATCTTGAACGAAGCTtgcttcatatttcatagggTCAACAGCGCCCGAGTTCTTGTGGAGGAGTTGCAGGATGAGATGGGGTTGTTGGCTAAGTGTGGTGAGTTCCTCGCTGTGGCTGGGGAGGATGAAGATGGGGTTGTGAGCAGAGAGATGGACAAGATCAAATGTAAGGCCGGAGAATTGGTGGATAAGATTGAGAATTTGGAGAAGGAGGTGGATTGCAGCCGCGTGGATCTCCGCAGGGCTGCGTTGACTCTACTTCAGACCGTCACTGACCAG GTTGGAAATTCTCAGCAAGTGTCCATTGAGATCCCCGCTTAG